The sequence GCGGCCATCATCGAAAAGCTCGACGCCTATCTTTCACGGCAGACGGCCGGGCGGACCATCGTTCATGGCGATCTACGCATCGATAACATCCTCTTCTCGCCGGACGGAGAAAGCTGCTGGCTCGTCGACTGGCAGACGCTTGGGCGCGGCAGCGGTGCAACCGACCTCGCCTATCTGGTCGGAACGAGCATCGCCGACCCGTTCGAGCGCGCAGCGGCGGACCGGCCGGCGTTCGACCACTGGATCGCGGCGCTTGAACGGCGCGGCATCGCGCCGGATGCGGCCGGGCTGTGGGCCGACTATCGTGTCGGCGCGCTCAGCGGCTATTTCATGGCCGTCTTTGCGTCGATGAGCGTGGAACGCACCGAGCGAGGCGACGAAATGTTTGCAGTGATGGCCGAACGGCCAGCGCGACAAGCGCTCGCGCTCGGGAGCCTCGACCTGTTTTAACCGAGCCGGTGCGGCGTCGGATCACCGATTTCGCCGACAAGCTGGGCATAAGCGTCGGCGCGGCATCTGGCGTAATGATGGCCAAGGTCTTCGCGCGAGATCGATAAACCATCAGCAAGCGCATCGAGGATGGCCGGATCGTCGTGCAGCGCGATTTCGCGGACCAGCGCGCCGGAGTCGATATCGAGGATGGCCGCGAGCAGACGAAAGCTGCGCGCCCGCTGGCGGAACTCGAAATCCATCAGCCGCGCTGAATCCTTTTCCTCCTTGGCGAGAAGGGCCCTGCGAAGGTCGAAAACCATGGCGTCAATCTATGATGCCCGGCGCATTTCTTCAACGCGCAACGGAAAAGGGCGGCCCGTTGCCGGACCGCCCTTCCCTTGTCCGTCCGTCGACGGAAACTGATTAGCGCTTCGAGAACTGGAAGCTGCGGCGGGCCTTGGCCTTGCCGTACTTCTTACGCTCGACCGCGCGGCTGTCGCGGGTCAGGAAGCCGGCCGACTTCACAACGCCGCGCAGTGCGGGTTCGAAGCGGGTCAGCGCCTGTGCGATGCCGTGCAGAACGGCGCCCGCCTGGCCCGAAAGGCCGCCACCCTTGACGGTCGCGATCACGTCATACTGGCCAACGCGCTCGGTCAGACCGAAGGGCTGGTTGATGACGAGACGCAGCGTCGGACGTGCGAAATAGACTTCCTGGTCGCGGCCGTTGACGGTGATCTTGCCCGTGCCGGGCTTGACCCACACGCGGGCGACGGCGTCCTTGCGGCGGCCGGTCGCATAGGCGCGGCCCTGCTTGTCGACCTGCTTTTCGCGCAGCGGCGCGTTGCTGGTCGGAGCGGCGACGGTGCCTTCGACGGCGCCGGCGAGATCCTTGAGATCGGTCATGGTCTGTTCGTCAGCCATTATGCACCCACCTTGTTCTTGCGGTTCATCGACGCGACGTCGATCACTTCGGGGTTCTGCCCTTCGTGCGGATGTTCGGTGCCGGCGAAGATGCGCAGGTTGCGCATCTGCTGGCGGCCGAGCGGGCCGCGCGGGATCATGCGTTCGACGGCCTTTTCGAGCACGCGCTCGGGGAAACGGCCTTCGAGGATCTTCGCGGGGCTCGTTTCCTTGATGCCGCCGGCGTAACCGGTGTGCTTGTAGTAACGCTTGTCCTGCAGCTTCTTGCCGGTGAACGCCACCTTCTCCGCATTGATGACGATGACATTGTCACCGCAATCGACGTGGGGGGTGAACGACGGCTTGTGCTTGCCGCGCAGGATGTTGGCGATGATCGAGGCAACGCGGCCCACGACGAGACCCTCGGCGTCGATCAGCACCCATTTCTTTTCGACCGTTGCGGCATTCGCCGAGGCGGTCGTCTTGGTCAGCGCCTTCATGGCACGCTCCTTGACAGATATGGACCGGAGCAACAGCGCCCCGAAACAAACCGCGCCGCCTGTCCCGAACGGACGAAGCGGCGCTTCGGAGCGGGCCAATGGCGAAGGCAGGGCTGAAAGTCAAGCAGATC is a genomic window of Sphingopyxis sp. YR583 containing:
- the rpsI gene encoding 30S ribosomal protein S9, with product MADEQTMTDLKDLAGAVEGTVAAPTSNAPLREKQVDKQGRAYATGRRKDAVARVWVKPGTGKITVNGRDQEVYFARPTLRLVINQPFGLTERVGQYDVIATVKGGGLSGQAGAVLHGIAQALTRFEPALRGVVKSAGFLTRDSRAVERKKYGKAKARRSFQFSKR
- the rplM gene encoding 50S ribosomal protein L13 is translated as MKALTKTTASANAATVEKKWVLIDAEGLVVGRVASIIANILRGKHKPSFTPHVDCGDNVIVINAEKVAFTGKKLQDKRYYKHTGYAGGIKETSPAKILEGRFPERVLEKAVERMIPRGPLGRQQMRNLRIFAGTEHPHEGQNPEVIDVASMNRKNKVGA